From Pyrenophora tritici-repentis strain M4 chromosome 1, whole genome shotgun sequence, the proteins below share one genomic window:
- a CDS encoding ProP, Permease major facilitator superfamily, protein MASAAETKPAVHDPDLVNRNEAIDAEKKSTASDLDQHHTGNPLDHAITAADREHYAKYGTFDRYEITEEDCYDELGFCFPTWKKWTILSIVFMVQVSMNFNTSLYSNGVTGISAEFGVSAQAARLGAAIFLITYAFGCELWAPWSEELGRWPILQLSLFFVNIWQIPVAIAPNFGTILAFRALGGLSTAGGSVTLAMVADMWEPDNQQYAVAFIVFSSVGGSVLGPIVGGFVEQFLAWRWNIWIQLIFGVAVQIAHFIFVPETRTTILLDRIAKKRRTEGDKNGKPNNIWGPNELKTSKERFSVHEILTTWIRPFRMFVTEPIVLVLSLLSGFSDAIIFMFLQSYALVYEQWDFPIFAVGLTFVAIGIGYFIAWFSFFPAIKRNERLRRERPDDERSQYEARLWWLLYTAPCLPIGLIIFAWTSTGPPIHWMGSLVGSAIIGIANYAIYMATIDYMICAYGPYSASATGGNGWARDFLAGVLTLPATPFFQNIGGENHLAYASTILFGISLLLVVSVYVIYWKGPVLRKRSPFAQQLSAARDDTGGRRVSSLPGIYGSRANSIAQQGGSVPHSRRGSVVRGVPGGENRYEEVKRAKMQRKQSARSTNGLA, encoded by the exons ATGGCTTCCGCTGCGGAAACAAAGCCTGCTGTCCATGACCCTGATCTTGTGAATCGCAACGAGGCTATCGATGCTGAGAAGAAGAGCACTGCATCTGATCTCGATCAGCACCACACTGGGAACCCGTTGGACCACGCTATCACCGCTGCCGACCGCGAACACTATGCGAAGTACGGTACATTCGACCGTTACGAGATCACCGAGGAGGACTGCTATGATGAGCTTGGGTTCTGCTTCCCCACTTGGAAGAAATGGACCATACTTAGTATCGTCTTTATGGTACAAGTCAGCATGAACTTTAATACTTCATTATACTCCAATGGCGTAACAGGTATCTCTGCAGAGTTCGGCGTCAGTGCGCAAGCCGCACGTCTTGGTGCAGCCATCTTCTTGATCACATATGCGTTCGGCTGCGAGCTGTGGGCACCCTGGAGTGAAGAGTTAGGACGATGGCCTATCCTCCAGCTCAGCTTGTTCTTCGTCAACATCTGGCAAATTCCTGTGGCCATCGCGCCCAACTTTGGGACTATCCTTGCATTCCGTGCACTTGGTGGTCTCTCCACTGCAGGTGGTTCAGTCACACTAGCCATGGTGGCCGATATGTGGGAGCC GGACAACCAGCAGTACGCCGTTGCATTCATCGTCTTTTCGTCCGTCGGCGGTTCAGTCCTCGGACCTATCGTTGGTGGCTTCGTCGAACAGTTCCTTGCTTGGAGGTGGAACATCTGGATACAGCTGATTTTCGGCGTCGCTGTCCAAATCGCCCATTTTATCTTTGTTCCCGAGACACGTACCACGATTCTCCTGGATCGCATCGCCAAGAAGCGTCGCACTGAGGGTGACAAGAACGGCAAGCCGAACAACATCTGGGGACCAAACGAACTCAAGACGTCCAAGGAGCGCTTCAGTGTGCACGAGATTCTCACCACCTGGATCAGGCCCTTTCGCATGTTCGTCACTGAACCCATCGTCCTGGTATTATCTCTGTTATCAGGTTTCTCCGATGCTATCATCTTCATGTTCCTCCAGTCGTACGCGCTGGTGTACGAGCAATGGGACTTTCCTATTTTCGCCGTTGGTCTCACTTTCGTGGCTATCGGTATCGGCTACTTCATCGCGTGGTTCTCCTTCTTCCCGGCTATCAAGCGCAACGAGCGCCTGCGACGTGAACGCCCCGATGATGAGCGCTCGCAGTACGAGGCCCGTCTCTGGTGGTTATTGTACACGGCACCCTGCCTCCCGATCGGTCTAATAATCTTCGCGTGGACCTCAACTGGCCCGCCAATTCACTGGATGGGCTCCCTGGTCGGCTCAGCTATCATCGGTATCGCCAACTATGCCATTTACATGGCGACCATTGATTATATGATCTGCGCCTACGGTCCCTACTCAGCTTCCGCAACCGGTGGCAACGGCTGGGCTCGTGACTTCCTTGCCGGTGTCCTCACGCTTCCCGCGACACCTTTCTTTCAGAACATTGGAGGCGAGAACCATCTTGCCTACGCGTCGACGATTCTCTTTGGAATCTCTCTTCTGCTCGTCGTATCCGTCTATGTCATCTACTGGAAAGGGCCTGTGCTGCGAAAGCGCAGTCCTTTTGCACAACAACTAAGTGCTGCTCGTGATGATACCGGTGGCCGGCGAGTTAGCAGTTTGCCAGGTATATACGGATCAAGAGCCAACTCGATCGCTCAGCAAGGTGGTTCTGTGCCACACTCGCGCAGAGGCAGTGTCGTTCGCGGTGTTCCTGGCGGAGAGAATAGGTATGAGGAAGTGAAGCGTGCGAAGATGCAGCGAAAGCAAAGTGCGCGCAGCACTAACGGACTTGCATAA